From the genome of Rhizobacter sp. AJA081-3:
CATGGTGCGTGACCACGACCGTCGGCCCCGCAAACGGCTCTTCCAGCTTGCGCGCCAACCACGTGCGATGCTGCCGATGAATCGCCAGCGTATCGATCGCGCGCAGCCTGCAACCCGCGCGTTTCGTGACGGTTCGAATGAGCTCATAGTCGTTGAGCCACATCTCGCACATGCGCATCGATTCTTCAGTGCGCGGCACCAGCAACCCGTCTTCTCCCGGCAGGCACAGCTCGAAGTCGGTCCACAGGGTGCAGCCCAGGAAACGGATGCTGTGTAGAACCAACTCGTCGCACTGCAAGAGGTGGAGCCCAGCGCTGCGAGCGAGATCAGCCTCCTTGCGCATTCGTAGCTCTTCGGCTCGCAGCTCGCGTCCGTAGTATTCGTGGTTGCCTGGCACATGGATCACGTGCCGGCCGCCGAACACGGATCGCCGTGCCATCCAGCGGACGGCACTCGAGCCGGGGCTGTGGATGTCCCCTGCGAGGACCACAACGTCAGCGTCCAGGTTCGAAGGCGGAACGAATGTCGCGAACTCGACGTGAAGGTCTGAGTAGATTGCAAGGCGCATGTTGCTCTGTCTCCTTCAAGTCCGTGAAGAGCCTCTTGGCCCGAGTTCGATCCGTGCCTTGGATTTGCTCAGTGCCTTCTCAGCGCTCGGGCCCATGAGGCGACCGCCTGTTCCGTAGCGACGCGCAGCTGCCTCGCGCTGGTGATCCGCTCCCACGGGAGATCGAGCTCTCGCATCTCTGGCAGCGCCCACCGATCTAGGCTCCAGCGCTGTGCGGCCTCGGCAATGACGTTCTCCGCGATGGTCGGGAAGTGCTCGGGCTCGGGCTGATCCAGCTTCAGAACACGCATGCGCGACACCAAGGGCGCGGCGATCGGCGTCAGCCGATTTGCCGTGGCCAGCCACAGGACGCCGGAGTAGTCGCAAGTGGTCTTCAGGAACACGTCCGTGTGACGCGAAGCGGTTTCCGGCTCGAGCAACGCCAACAGGTACGACTGCAGGCCCGATCCCTCGCGCTGGTAGTCGACCGCCTTGTCCAGTTCGTCCAACAGGACGATCGCGGAGGCACTACGGCGAGTTGCCATCAGCGTGGCCAAGTCACTCGGTTTGCCACTCGCCCACCCTCGGCTTGTCCCTCCCAGCACTTTGGTGTCCGAGGTACCTCCGAGCGGCAGATCCAGACGAGGCACTCCGAGCTCGACGGCAATCCGCCGTGCCAACCGAGACTTGCCGCTGCCGGGCAGGCCGACCAGGAGTGTGGGCGGCATGCCGAGCACTCGAACACCAAGCGCTGCTTGGCCGCTGAGCTCGACGAAGATGATCGCGAGTACATCGCCCGCCCACGGAAATTCGTCTAACAGGCGCTGCTGCATGACCCTCAGCGCGGCCACTGATGGCATGAGCGCCAGCTGCAGTGGCTCTTCGAGTACCAGGTGCCGATCCACTTCGTCCTTGTCGTAGCGGTCGGTGGTACGCAGGATTGGCGAGCGGCAGACCACCAGGCTCGGTGCGTCGCTGGCCTTCATT
Proteins encoded in this window:
- a CDS encoding metallophosphoesterase, with protein sequence MRLAIYSDLHVEFATFVPPSNLDADVVVLAGDIHSPGSSAVRWMARRSVFGGRHVIHVPGNHEYYGRELRAEELRMRKEADLARSAGLHLLQCDELVLHSIRFLGCTLWTDFELCLPGEDGLLVPRTEESMRMCEMWLNDYELIRTVTKRAGCRLRAIDTLAIHRQHRTWLARKLEEPFAGPTVVVTHHAPNRGSLSARFADDPTSAAYVTELPEAFFEVPRLWIHGHTHRGFDYRVRDCRVVCNPRGYPTPLRGGFENRAFDPGLIVEVE
- a CDS encoding AAA family ATPase, with product MSTNSPATPRRPPSRRIAELVAGLRRAAPNDPTSKGALNFLELLLTHACPPAALRPLRATLLLCLPRRLKPIELANCLRLASEAAANLRESFASASRASLLLQELALTHDDTPARRLHLINGYCLEAAVSPLQVTEGMPQLVDKADSPESVDLHERVRPHMRATCLAALREPSLPSPFARWEVDDIDAALLCLRLNYNDFHGGVAGQGLNAVGLKQDFLECGQPLWNALVQARQKARPGKDPRNMLGDTAWHEMAQSRLLLSIESRIKPTEPKGNGTSAVHEPMKASDAPSLVVCRSPILRTTDRYDKDEVDRHLVLEEPLQLALMPSVAALRVMQQRLLDEFPWAGDVLAIIFVELSGQAALGVRVLGMPPTLLVGLPGSGKSRLARRIAVELGVPRLDLPLGGTSDTKVLGGTSRGWASGKPSDLATLMATRRSASAIVLLDELDKAVDYQREGSGLQSYLLALLEPETASRHTDVFLKTTCDYSGVLWLATANRLTPIAAPLVSRMRVLKLDQPEPEHFPTIAENVIAEAAQRWSLDRWALPEMRELDLPWERITSARQLRVATEQAVASWARALRRH